The region TGCACCTGTATGAGTTGCTCGGTCCGTTCCTGGAACCGGGTGATGTGCTCGGGCACGAGGCGATGGGCATCGTGCAGGAGACGGGCTCGGCGGTCGACGCCATCAAGCCGGGCGACCGCGTCGTGATTCCGTTCAATATCTCCTGCGGGCACTGCTGGATGTGCGACCGCGGCCTGTTCGCTCAATGCGAGACGACGCAGGTGCGTGAGTACGGGAGTGGAGCGGCGCTGTTCGGCTTCACCAAGCTCTACGGCAGCGTGCCGGGTGGTCAGGCCGAGCTGCTTCGGGTCCCTCAGGCTCAGTTCGGGCCGGTCAAGGTGCCCGACGGGCCGCCGGATGAGCAGTTCGTCTACCTTTCCGACGTGCTGCCGACGGCTTGGCAGGCGGTTGAGTACGCCGCGGTCCCGGAGGCGGGGACGGTGGTGGTCTTCGGGCTCGGCCCGATCGGGCAGATGTGCGCGCGGATCGCCGAGTTCCGAGGCGCTCGCGTGATCGGGGTCGATCTCGAACCGGATCGTCTGGAGATGGCGCTCCGCAACGGCATCGAGGTGGTCGACGTGCGCGGTCAGGACGATGTGCCGGCCCAGGTCCGGGACATGACCGGTGGCCGTGGTGCGGACTCGGTGATCGATGCCGTGGGCATGGAGGCGCACGGTTCGCCTGGGCCAGAGTTCCTGCAGAAGCTGGTCAGCGCCCTACCCGGCGCCGTGGCGGAGCCGATGATGACGAAGGCGGGAGTGGACCGGTTGGCGGTTCTGCACCAGTGCATCGACGCGGTGCGCAGGGGCGGAACGATTTCGGTCAGCGGGGTGTACGCCGGGACCGCTGATCCCATGCCCATGCTGGCGATGTTCGATAAAGGTGTGCGGATCAGCATGGGGCAGGCCCATGTGAAGCGGTGGATCGGCGACCTCCTGCCGCTGGTCCAAGACGAGTCGGATCCGCTCGGGGTGCGGGATCTCGCCACCCACTGGTTGCCGTTGGACGAAGCGCCGCACGGTTACGACATCTTCCAGCGGAAGGAGGACGGCGCGGTGAAGGTGCTGTTGCGACCCGGCGGCTAGCGAGTATTCCGGAACCGGTGCGAGCGGAGTCTCACACCGCAAGGAGTTGTGCCGGAGCGGCAGAATGATCAGCGCTGCCTGCTCGCCAAGGACAACGACTTCGCCGAACCCCGCGCCTATTCGCCACCTTTCTGGACGTAGGAGCGGACGAAGTCCTCGGCGTTGCCCTCCAGGATGTCATCGATCTCATCCAACGTGGCTTCGGTGTCCTCGTTGAGCTTGTCCCGCCGCTGGCCGCCAACCGGTGTCGGCTCGGGGTCTTCGTCCTCGTGCTCCCGGTGCCGCTGGTGATTCTTCTCGTGGCGCATGAGCGACCTCGCTCGCAGTGTCCTCCAAACATTTACCGCATTACCCCCGTGGCGAAGCCGAAAACGCGCTTGCCAGCACCGAGGGGGTCGAAGCCGTTCCACCCGAAGCCGGTGTCGTCACCACTCGTCCGCAGGTGCTCGCCGAGGCGATCGCCGCTTTCGTGAGCTCGAAGCCGACATCGCGTGCGGCGGACGCGGTGACCGCGACCGGTTCCGACGAGATCTCCGAACTCGCGGAGATGGGGCTGCCCGCCGATCGAACCGCCATCGTGCCCTGCGGCATCGACCTCGGACGGTTCCGCCCGTTTCCACGGGGCGGTCCGGAGCACGACCGGCCCAAGATCCTCTGCATCGGTCGACTCGTCGAGCGCAAGGGTGCGGAAGTGCTCAGGTGTGCTCGGTCAGGCGGTCTGCCACGTTGCCGACCGCGGGGGACAGGTTGCGGCGGCGCGGGTCGAGCAGGCTTCGGGACATCCGCCGGCGTGCGGGTTCCCCGTTGTCGTAGGCGGTGACGATGTTGTCGGCGTGGGCCGGTTTGAGGACGTCGCCGAACGGCGTCTCGTAGGGGTCGACGACGCATTCGACGAGCGTGGGCCCGTCGTGCTGCAAGGCTTGGCCGAGCGTGTCGCGGGCCTGGTCGGCGTCGTCGATGCGGTCAGCCCGCAGCCCTCGGCCACCCGCACTGGCGAACATGTCCCACCACTCGCGGAGGCGTCCGGATTGCCGTCGTTGACCGGGAAAGAGGCTGTGGCTTGTCAATCCGGAGGTGTTTTTCACCCATTATCGTGAGGCGACTCTTTGATGCGGCCTTGGCAGTCGCGTTAGCCGATTGTCGTCGACGGGTAGGCCCGTCTAGAGCGCCGAATGTCAAGGGAGGGACGTGCGATGTCGGAGCTGCCTACCACCGCACCAGGCCAACAGCAGACACCGCCCGGTACCACGGCTCCGATGGAGCCCAGCCCCCGCGACGAGATGGCTGGTTATGTCGGTGCTGGGCATCTTGCCGGGAAGAAGGCTCTGATCACCGGTGGCGATTCGGGCATCGGCCGGGCTGTGGCGGTGGCGTTCGCCAAGGAAGGAGCCACTGTCGCCATCGCCTATCTCGACACGAGCGAGGACGAAGACGCCGAACACACCGCAGCGCTGGTGCGTGAGCAGGGCCGTGACTGCTATTTGATGCGGGGCGACCTCAGTGACGAGCAGTTCTGCACACATGTGGTGGAGGAGGCTGCCGATCGAATGGGCGGCTTGGACGTCTTGGTCAACCACGCGGGCACACAAGCTCCGCAACGGGACCTCGATGCCATCAGCACCGAGCAGTTCGACCGGACTTTCAAGGTCAACGTGTATTCGCTGTTCTGGCTGTGCAAGGCCGCGCTGCGGCATCTCGGCAGCGGAGGAGCGATAGTCAACACCGGCTCG is a window of Saccharopolyspora phatthalungensis DNA encoding:
- a CDS encoding SDR family oxidoreductase, with amino-acid sequence MSELPTTAPGQQQTPPGTTAPMEPSPRDEMAGYVGAGHLAGKKALITGGDSGIGRAVAVAFAKEGATVAIAYLDTSEDEDAEHTAALVREQGRDCYLMRGDLSDEQFCTHVVEEAADRMGGLDVLVNHAGTQAPQRDLDAISTEQFDRTFKVNVYSLFWLCKAALRHLGSGGAIVNTGSVNGLRGNAGLMDYSASKGAVHVFTQSLAQSLAATGIRVNCVAPGPVWTPLIPSTFGEEKVEGFGNQTPMQRMGHPDEIAPSYVFFASERLSSYYTGEVIAPVGGETHPG
- a CDS encoding ubiquitin-like protein Pup: MRHEKNHQRHREHEDEDPEPTPVGGQRRDKLNEDTEATLDEIDDILEGNAEDFVRSYVQKGGE
- a CDS encoding zinc-dependent alcohol dehydrogenase; this translates as MKALTWQGPRDVQVTEVPDPRLEADTDAIIAVTTTGICGSDLHLYELLGPFLEPGDVLGHEAMGIVQETGSAVDAIKPGDRVVIPFNISCGHCWMCDRGLFAQCETTQVREYGSGAALFGFTKLYGSVPGGQAELLRVPQAQFGPVKVPDGPPDEQFVYLSDVLPTAWQAVEYAAVPEAGTVVVFGLGPIGQMCARIAEFRGARVIGVDLEPDRLEMALRNGIEVVDVRGQDDVPAQVRDMTGGRGADSVIDAVGMEAHGSPGPEFLQKLVSALPGAVAEPMMTKAGVDRLAVLHQCIDAVRRGGTISVSGVYAGTADPMPMLAMFDKGVRISMGQAHVKRWIGDLLPLVQDESDPLGVRDLATHWLPLDEAPHGYDIFQRKEDGAVKVLLRPGG